Proteins found in one Pseudomonas sp. P8_241 genomic segment:
- a CDS encoding Na+/H+ antiporter subunit C — MEEVIAIAIGVLAASGVWLILRPRTFQVVMGLCLLSYGVNLFIFSMGSLFIGKEPIIKDGVPQDLLHYTDPLPQALVLTAIVISFAMTALFLVVLLASRGLTGTDHVDGREPKE; from the coding sequence ATGGAAGAAGTCATCGCAATCGCCATCGGCGTACTGGCCGCGTCCGGCGTCTGGCTGATCCTGCGACCACGGACGTTCCAGGTGGTCATGGGCCTGTGCCTGCTGTCGTATGGCGTCAATCTGTTCATCTTCAGCATGGGCAGTCTGTTTATCGGCAAAGAGCCGATCATCAAGGACGGCGTACCCCAGGACTTGTTGCACTACACCGACCCGTTGCCACAAGCGCTGGTGCTGACCGCCATCGTCATCAGCTTCGCGATGACCGCATTGTTCCTGGTGGTGCTGCTGGCGTCCCGGGGTCTGACCGGCACAGACCATGTGGACGGCCGGGAGCCTAAGGAATGA